A section of the Sebastes fasciatus isolate fSebFas1 chromosome 21, fSebFas1.pri, whole genome shotgun sequence genome encodes:
- the pabpn1 gene encoding polyadenylate-binding protein 2 isoform X3: MEEEAEKLKELQNEVEKQMNLSPPPVGPVIMSIEEKMEADGRSIYVGNVDYGATAEELEAHFHGCGSVNRVTILCDKYTGHPKGFAYIEFADKESVRTAMALDESLFRGRQIKVGAKRTNRPGISTTDRGFPRARFRSRGGSFSSRARYYSGYTPPRGRGRAFRGRGRTTSWYSPY; the protein is encoded by the exons atggaggaagaggcAGAGAAGCTGAAGGAGCTCCAGAACGAGGTGGAGAAACAGATGAACCTCAGCCCCCCACCAg TCGGCCCCGTCATCATGTCCATCGAGGAAAAGATGGAAGCAGACGGCAGATCTATTTATGTTGGAAAC GTGGACTACGGTGCCACGGCAGAAGAGCTCGAGGCTCATTTTCATGGCTGCGGTTCAGTAAACAGAGTCACCATCCTGTGTGACAAATACACAGGGCATCCCAAAGG gttTGCCTATATTGAGTTTGCAGACAAAGAGTCGGTTAGGACAGCCATGGCTTTGGATGAGTCCCTTTTCAGAGGAAGGCAGATAAAG GTGGGCGCCAAAAGAACAAACAGACCAGGCATCAGCACCACAGACCGCGGCTTTCCACGGGCTCGGTTCCGGTCACGGGGAGGAAGCTTCTCATCGCGTGCACGCTACTACAGTGGCTACACACCACCCAGAGGCAGAGGACGGGCCTTCAG
- the pabpn1 gene encoding polyadenylate-binding protein 2 isoform X4 codes for MAEFGNGLAEESLLDSDPGHPELEDPGVGDEEPGLEEGEAAIEDPELEAIKARVREMEEEAEKLKELQNEVEKQMNLSPPPVGPVIMSIEEKMEADGRSIYVGNVDYGATAEELEAHFHGCGSVNRVTILCDKYTGHPKGFAYIEFADKESVRTAMALDESLFRGRQIKVGAKRTNRPGISTTDRGFPRARFRSRGGSFSSRARYYSGYTPPRGRGRAFRGRGRTTSWYSPY; via the exons ATGGCGGAGTTCGGTAACGGACTGGCGGAGGAATCCCTGCTAGACTCAGACCCGGGACATCCTGAGCTGGAGGACCCGGGCGTCGGCGACGAAGAGCCGGGGCTAGAAGAAGGAGAGGCCGCGATTGAAGACCCG GAGCTGGAGGCAATCAAAGCCCGggtgagagagatggaggaagaggcAGAGAAGCTGAAGGAGCTCCAGAACGAGGTGGAGAAACAGATGAACCTCAGCCCCCCACCAg TCGGCCCCGTCATCATGTCCATCGAGGAAAAGATGGAAGCAGACGGCAGATCTATTTATGTTGGAAAC GTGGACTACGGTGCCACGGCAGAAGAGCTCGAGGCTCATTTTCATGGCTGCGGTTCAGTAAACAGAGTCACCATCCTGTGTGACAAATACACAGGGCATCCCAAAGG gttTGCCTATATTGAGTTTGCAGACAAAGAGTCGGTTAGGACAGCCATGGCTTTGGATGAGTCCCTTTTCAGAGGAAGGCAGATAAAG GTGGGCGCCAAAAGAACAAACAGACCAGGCATCAGCACCACAGACCGCGGCTTTCCACGGGCTCGGTTCCGGTCACGGGGAGGAAGCTTCTCATCGCGTGCACGCTACTACAGTGGCTACACACCACCCAGAGGCAGAGGACGGGCCTTCAG